Proteins encoded within one genomic window of candidate division WOR-3 bacterium:
- a CDS encoding isoaspartyl peptidase/L-asparaginase family protein, whose product MKAIIVHGGVGKVKLEKLERVKAGLKRAVEAGFKVLQEKNDALSACEAAVNVLEDDPVFNAGTGAVLTLDGRCELDAAIMKGSTLEAGAVAGVEKVKNPISLARLVMEKTDHVLLIGDGAENFARIMGFPEYNPITEERLEEWKNLKEKLLKGEPLHWKKIYALIKQHPELLKGTVGCVAIDDNGEIVAGTSTGGVFLKLFGRVGDTPLLGAGTYATTFGGASCTGIGEGIMRTLLAKTACDFMRMGISAQKTAEACIDLINNTVKTETGIITLDKYGNIGFAYNTENMPVAFVSSKDPEIKIKGLPE is encoded by the coding sequence ATGAAGGCAATAATTGTCCATGGTGGTGTTGGAAAGGTAAAACTAGAAAAATTGGAGCGCGTTAAGGCAGGTTTGAAAAGGGCAGTGGAAGCAGGTTTTAAGGTCCTTCAAGAAAAAAACGATGCCCTTTCTGCCTGCGAAGCCGCAGTCAACGTCCTCGAAGATGACCCCGTCTTTAACGCCGGAACTGGTGCGGTCCTTACCCTCGATGGAAGATGTGAACTTGACGCAGCGATTATGAAAGGTTCAACCCTTGAAGCAGGTGCCGTAGCGGGTGTTGAAAAGGTAAAAAATCCTATTAGCCTTGCTCGTCTTGTAATGGAAAAGACGGACCATGTCCTCCTTATCGGCGACGGTGCGGAAAATTTTGCAAGGATAATGGGATTTCCTGAATACAACCCCATAACTGAAGAGAGACTTGAAGAATGGAAGAACTTAAAGGAAAAACTCTTAAAAGGGGAACCATTGCACTGGAAGAAAATTTACGCACTAATTAAACAGCATCCTGAGCTTCTAAAGGGTACTGTAGGGTGTGTGGCTATCGATGACAACGGAGAAATAGTGGCAGGAACATCGACCGGCGGAGTCTTTCTAAAACTTTTTGGACGCGTAGGAGACACTCCACTCCTCGGTGCTGGAACCTATGCCACCACCTTTGGAGGTGCCTCCTGCACCGGTATTGGAGAGGGAATAATGCGCACCCTTCTTGCCAAAACGGCCTGCGATTTTATGAGGATGGGCATCTCCGCTCAAAAAACGGCAGAGGCTTGTATCGACCTTATAAACAACACGGTAAAAACGGAAACAGGTATCATAACCCTCGATAAGTACGGAAATATTGGCTTTGCTTACAACACAGAAAACATGCCCGTTGCCTTTGTATCATCAAAGGATCCCGAAATAAAAATCAAAGGACTTCCTGAGTAA